In Aureibaculum algae, the following are encoded in one genomic region:
- a CDS encoding electron transfer flavoprotein subunit alpha/FixB family protein, translating into MSVLVYAESSEGKFKKIAFEAVSYGKKVAELLGTKLSVLTINAENASTFSDYGAEKIIKVNNEKLSNFNAKAYADVIKQGAEKESADVIIIDSSNDGIYLAPLLAVNLEAGYASNVVEAPSSISPFTVKRKAFSNKAFDNTEIKTARKLIGLAKNSFGLVENKTSATEEDFTPTLAEGDFNITSTSIDKAKGKVTIADADIVVSGGRGLKGPENWGMIEELADILGAATACSKPVSDLGWRPHSEHVGQTGKPVAANLYIAIGISGAIQHLAGINSSKVKVVINTDPEAPFFKAADYGIVGDAFEVVPKLIEKLKEFKAQNA; encoded by the coding sequence ATGTCTGTACTCGTATACGCAGAATCCTCTGAAGGAAAATTTAAAAAAATCGCTTTTGAAGCAGTTTCTTATGGCAAAAAAGTTGCCGAACTATTAGGAACCAAATTAAGCGTGCTTACTATAAATGCTGAGAACGCTTCAACGTTTTCAGACTATGGTGCTGAAAAAATCATAAAAGTAAACAATGAAAAACTCAGTAATTTCAATGCTAAAGCCTACGCTGATGTAATTAAGCAAGGTGCAGAAAAAGAGAGTGCTGATGTTATCATTATTGACTCAAGTAATGATGGTATTTACTTAGCTCCACTTTTGGCTGTCAATTTAGAAGCAGGATATGCTTCCAATGTTGTTGAAGCACCCAGCTCAATTTCTCCATTTACAGTAAAAAGAAAAGCATTTTCTAATAAGGCTTTTGATAATACAGAAATTAAAACGGCTAGAAAACTAATTGGATTAGCAAAAAATTCTTTTGGTTTGGTAGAAAATAAAACTTCTGCAACTGAAGAAGATTTCACTCCGACTCTTGCTGAGGGTGATTTTAACATCACTTCAACCTCAATTGATAAAGCAAAAGGTAAAGTTACAATAGCGGATGCTGATATTGTTGTTTCTGGTGGTCGTGGATTAAAAGGACCTGAAAACTGGGGAATGATAGAAGAGTTAGCTGATATTCTAGGTGCAGCAACGGCCTGCTCTAAACCTGTTTCTGATTTAGGTTGGAGACCACATAGTGAACATGTTGGTCAAACAGGAAAGCCAGTAGCCGCCAATTTATATATTGCTATAGGAATTTCAGGTGCAATACAACACTTGGCTGGAATCAATTCTTCAAAGGTAAAAGTGGTTATTAATACTGACCCAGAAGCACCGTTTTTTAAGGCGGCTGATTATGGTATTGTTGGTGATGCATTTGAAGTTGTACCAAAATTAATAGAAAAGTTAAAAGAATTTAAGGCTCAAAACGCATAA
- a CDS encoding electron transfer flavoprotein subunit beta/FixA family protein translates to MKILVCISHVPDTTSKINFTDGDSKFDSNGVQFVINPYDEFVLTRAMWFKEKQGASVTVVNVGNPSTEPTLRKALAIGADEAIRINADASDGYFVAKQLAEVAKNGNYDLILAGRESIDYNGGMVPGMLAAILDFNFVNACIGLEVEGDKATVIREIDGGKETLSTSLPLVIGGQKGVVEEKDLRIPNMRGIMMARKKPLNVVEPISFEATTESKSFEKPEAKGAVKLIDADNVGELIDLLHNEAKVI, encoded by the coding sequence ATGAAAATATTAGTGTGTATAAGTCACGTTCCTGATACAACCTCAAAGATAAATTTTACCGATGGTGATTCTAAATTTGATTCAAATGGTGTTCAGTTTGTAATTAATCCATACGATGAATTTGTTTTAACAAGAGCCATGTGGTTTAAGGAAAAACAGGGAGCGTCTGTGACTGTTGTAAATGTAGGTAATCCCTCTACGGAACCAACTTTGCGTAAAGCCTTGGCCATAGGAGCTGATGAAGCTATTCGTATTAATGCCGATGCATCTGACGGTTATTTTGTTGCTAAGCAATTGGCTGAAGTGGCAAAAAATGGAAATTATGACCTAATACTAGCCGGTAGAGAATCTATTGATTATAATGGAGGGATGGTTCCTGGTATGTTGGCTGCTATTTTAGATTTTAACTTTGTAAATGCTTGTATAGGGTTAGAAGTTGAAGGGGATAAAGCCACGGTTATAAGAGAAATTGATGGTGGTAAAGAAACATTAAGCACAAGTTTACCATTGGTAATTGGAGGTCAAAAAGGAGTTGTAGAAGAAAAGGACCTACGAATTCCGAATATGAGAGGAATTATGATGGCTAGAAAAAAACCATTAAATGTTGTAGAACCGATTTCTTTTGAGGCAACTACGGAATCAAAAAGTTTTGAAAAACCAGAAGCAAAAGGTGCGGTTAAGTTAATTGATGCCGATAATGTTGGTGAGTTGATTGATTTATTACATAATGAAGCTAAAGTGATTTAA
- a CDS encoding pyruvate dehydrogenase complex E1 component subunit beta produces the protein MRTIQFREAICEAMSEEMRRDESIYLMGEEVAEYNGAYKASKGMLDEFGAKRVIDTPIAELGFAGIAIGSAMNGNRPIVEYMTFNFSLVGIDQIINNAAKIRQMSGGQFNCPIVFRGPTASAGQLGATHSQAFENWFANTPGLKVIVPSNVYDAKGLLKAAIRDDDPVIFMESEQMYGDKGEVPDGEYVLPIGVAEIKREGTDVTIVSFGKIIKEAYKAAEELEKENISVEIIDLRTVRPMDHDTIIKSVKKTNRLVILEEAWPFASVSSEITYQVQEQAFDYLDAPIQRITTADTPAAYSPVLLKEWIPNSEDVIKAVKYVLYVK, from the coding sequence ATGAGAACAATTCAATTTAGAGAAGCTATTTGCGAAGCAATGAGCGAAGAAATGCGTAGAGACGAATCTATTTATTTAATGGGTGAAGAGGTCGCAGAATATAATGGTGCTTACAAAGCTTCCAAAGGTATGTTAGATGAATTCGGTGCTAAACGTGTAATAGACACACCAATTGCTGAGCTTGGTTTTGCTGGGATTGCTATTGGTTCAGCGATGAATGGTAACAGGCCTATAGTAGAATATATGACCTTTAATTTCTCTTTGGTTGGTATAGACCAAATTATAAATAATGCGGCAAAAATAAGACAAATGTCTGGAGGGCAGTTTAATTGCCCTATTGTTTTTAGAGGACCAACAGCTTCAGCAGGTCAGTTAGGAGCAACACATTCTCAAGCATTTGAGAACTGGTTTGCAAATACTCCAGGTTTAAAAGTAATTGTACCATCTAATGTATATGATGCTAAAGGCTTATTAAAAGCAGCTATTAGAGATGATGATCCTGTAATTTTTATGGAATCTGAACAAATGTATGGTGATAAAGGTGAAGTGCCTGATGGTGAATATGTTTTACCAATTGGTGTTGCTGAAATTAAAAGAGAAGGTACAGATGTTACTATTGTTTCTTTTGGGAAAATCATAAAAGAAGCTTATAAAGCTGCAGAAGAATTAGAAAAAGAAAATATTTCAGTTGAAATTATTGATTTACGTACGGTAAGACCTATGGATCATGACACAATAATTAAATCTGTAAAGAAAACAAATAGATTAGTAATTTTAGAGGAGGCTTGGCCTTTTGCTAGTGTGTCATCTGAAATTACATATCAAGTACAAGAACAAGCATTTGATTATTTAGATGCTCCAATACAAAGAATAACTACGGCAGATACGCCAGCTGCATATTCGCCTGTCCTATTAAAAGAGTGGATACCTAACTCGGAAGATGTGATTAAAGCAGTTAAGTATGTTCTTTATGTAAAATAA
- a CDS encoding DUF5686 and carboxypeptidase-like regulatory domain-containing protein: MKYLITLFLLITSFAFSQVKVGGHIVDEQGEPIPFANIIFKGSTEGGVSDENGKFYIESENTYTELMISFLGFETKIIPLKARNFDLKIVLKEDAAALDEVLVYSGKTKKKGNPAVEILKKIWAKKRQNGLRLYKQYEYDKYEKIEFDLNNIDEKFKKKRLFKGMEFVFEKIDTSNITGKPYLPIFINEALYKVYGKNKPSQKSNETLIANKNSGFDSNQELIEFVKQLYVDYNIYDNYLKFFDKSFTSPLSRTGVSVYNYVLADSAYLGNKWCYNIVFYPRRKNELTFKGDFWVNDTTFAIQEIEMNATRSANINWVKEIYVAQEFEVLSDSVFLLKRDHMMSDFSFNSKDKSKGVYGRRTTLYNNYEFEKERDDDVYKAKVSSYEEEIYNKPDDFWSENRMEKLNKDEVGVYKMLDTLKTVRKFKQLYNVGATLATGYWQIFDGFDYGPLFSSFGSNDIEGFRVRVGGRTYFSQNDTWRIQGYAAYGFKDDKVKYGISGKWLVDKRNRIILSLGNRRDIEQTGVSLTTANDVLSRSFASSSFFSRGDNYSLTNVNLTNLAVDVEPIKNLNFRLGATYKTLSSAAPDSLFNVSYFDKNGFEQAKIKQTELDVGITYTPGRKTAGFGVERNVSNEGRYPTVYLSYTKGLKGFLDSDFDYDKLQLYYRHRVLMGGFGKLKYFLEVGKTFGEVPLTMLDVVPGNQAIFTAPRTFDLLNYYDFVTDEYAALHIEHNFNGRIFSRIPLLRKLNWREIAGVRAVIGNLSDKNVALSAFDLQGKAPTKPYYEYFVGVDNIFKFIRIDFVFRGNYLDMPGATKFAVKGGFGFYF, from the coding sequence TTGAAATATTTAATAACACTTTTTTTATTAATCACCTCGTTCGCTTTTTCGCAAGTTAAAGTAGGTGGTCATATTGTAGATGAGCAAGGGGAACCTATACCATTTGCAAATATCATTTTTAAAGGCTCTACAGAAGGTGGTGTGTCTGATGAGAATGGGAAATTTTATATTGAATCAGAAAATACATATACAGAATTAATGATTTCTTTTCTTGGTTTTGAAACCAAAATAATTCCACTAAAAGCGAGAAATTTTGATCTTAAAATCGTACTGAAAGAAGATGCTGCTGCCCTAGATGAGGTTTTAGTTTATTCTGGAAAAACAAAGAAAAAAGGAAATCCAGCTGTTGAGATTTTAAAGAAAATATGGGCCAAAAAGCGTCAAAATGGTTTACGTCTTTACAAGCAATATGAATATGATAAGTATGAAAAAATAGAGTTCGATCTTAATAATATTGATGAAAAGTTTAAGAAAAAACGACTTTTTAAAGGAATGGAGTTCGTTTTTGAGAAAATTGATACTTCTAACATCACAGGGAAACCTTATTTACCAATTTTCATAAATGAAGCTTTGTATAAGGTATATGGTAAGAATAAACCTTCTCAAAAATCAAATGAAACCTTAATTGCTAATAAAAACTCAGGTTTTGATAGTAACCAAGAACTTATTGAGTTTGTAAAACAATTATATGTAGACTATAATATTTACGATAATTATTTGAAATTTTTCGATAAAAGTTTTACGAGTCCACTTTCAAGAACAGGGGTTTCAGTTTATAATTATGTATTGGCAGATAGTGCTTATCTTGGTAATAAATGGTGTTACAATATTGTTTTTTATCCAAGACGGAAAAATGAACTTACGTTTAAAGGTGACTTTTGGGTAAACGATACCACGTTTGCTATTCAAGAAATTGAAATGAATGCTACACGAAGTGCCAATATAAACTGGGTAAAAGAAATTTATGTAGCTCAAGAATTTGAAGTGTTAAGTGATTCTGTTTTTCTATTAAAACGAGATCATATGATGTCTGACTTTTCTTTTAATTCTAAGGATAAGTCAAAAGGAGTTTATGGTCGAAGAACCACACTATATAACAATTACGAATTCGAAAAAGAACGCGATGATGATGTATATAAAGCAAAAGTAAGTTCTTACGAAGAAGAAATATATAATAAGCCTGATGATTTTTGGAGTGAAAATCGAATGGAGAAACTGAATAAAGATGAGGTAGGGGTATATAAGATGTTAGATACCTTAAAAACGGTTCGAAAATTTAAACAGTTATATAATGTTGGGGCCACATTAGCCACTGGGTATTGGCAAATTTTTGATGGGTTTGACTATGGACCACTTTTTTCCTCTTTTGGTAGTAATGATATAGAAGGTTTTAGGGTTAGAGTAGGAGGGAGAACCTATTTTAGTCAGAATGATACATGGCGTATTCAAGGATATGCAGCTTATGGCTTTAAAGATGATAAAGTAAAGTACGGTATATCAGGTAAGTGGTTAGTTGATAAAAGAAATAGAATAATTTTATCGCTAGGTAATAGGCGAGATATAGAACAAACAGGGGTAAGTTTAACAACGGCAAATGATGTTCTTAGTCGTAGTTTTGCCTCATCCTCATTCTTTTCTAGAGGCGATAATTATAGTTTAACCAATGTAAACCTTACCAATTTAGCTGTTGATGTTGAACCCATAAAGAATTTAAACTTTAGACTTGGAGCAACTTACAAAACATTGAGTTCTGCTGCACCAGACTCCTTATTTAATGTTAGCTATTTTGATAAAAATGGTTTTGAACAAGCTAAAATAAAACAAACAGAATTGGACGTGGGTATTACTTATACTCCAGGACGTAAGACGGCGGGATTCGGAGTGGAACGAAATGTAAGTAATGAAGGTAGATATCCTACCGTATATTTGAGTTATACCAAAGGCTTAAAAGGATTTTTAGACAGTGATTTTGATTATGATAAGCTCCAGTTGTATTATAGACATAGGGTTTTGATGGGAGGTTTTGGGAAGTTAAAGTATTTTCTAGAAGTGGGTAAAACTTTTGGAGAGGTGCCATTGACCATGTTAGATGTAGTTCCTGGAAATCAAGCCATATTTACGGCACCACGAACTTTTGATTTACTTAATTATTATGATTTTGTAACAGATGAATATGCTGCATTGCACATAGAGCATAATTTTAATGGTAGAATCTTTTCGAGAATACCATTACTACGTAAACTTAATTGGAGAGAAATAGCGGGAGTTAGAGCCGTTATAGGAAATTTATCTGACAAAAACGTTGCCTTAAGTGCGTTTGATTTACAAGGTAAGGCACCAACAAAACCGTATTACGAATATTTCGTTGGCGTAGATAATATTTTTAAGTTTATAAGAATTGACTTCGTCTTTAGAGGAAATTATTTAGACATGCCCGGAGCAACGAAGTTTGCTGTAAAAGGTGGGTTTGGATTTTATTTTTAA
- a CDS encoding DUF5107 domain-containing protein, whose protein sequence is MFKICLFISASLFSSLVLSQEIATVKETTKSYITYPFSDPNPIPEDNKIYPYFRFDGFSDSGLKKEWKVVELENKYIKVQIMPEIGGKIWTAYDKKSSKDFLYNNGVVKFRDIAMRGPWVSGGIEMNYGIIGHTPNSATPVDYLVKNNDDGSVSCYVSTLDLLTRTRWVVETKLEKDKAYFTTRSYWFNATGVEQPYYTWMNAGIPVGQKLEFLYPGNHYIGHDGSMHNWPIDSKGRNLSNYEENNFGSSKSYHIIGSQRNYFGALWKKDDFGMIHFANRDDKLGKKIFLWAQSDSGKIWEELLTNDSGQYVEIQSGRLFNQNVVESSLTPFKQVGFMPYNSDQWMEYWYPFNGLGGFSHANKTGAFKIETLPDNVLSVKISPVQTIRDTLRVYNANRLQIGSAVVNANPLELVRIDIKLPTDEVVASINLNEENIDFVSEVPEKNISRPMQIPENFDRESSFGLYLQGRDLNRFRQYGESEVTIKKSLTKDALFLPSLVEMTKLKIFRMDYDSAFYYGKKALSIDTYNGEANYYYGLAASKLANHIDAIDGFEVAALTPNYRVAAYTALAHLYLSKHDYLKANEYALLSVTSDSNNIEGFQILHVLARIQKNDEQIKVTRNKIEKLNPLNHFIRFEDFYRSPTDTNLEKFQSLIKNELPIESYLELAIWYANNNRFKESIEVLKLSPKNSEVFFWLAWLNKGINKSDSDIYLDKAENSDLSFVFPFREETAEILEWANVQKESWKVHYLLALIHNFRGNKEKALDLLNKSLGPNNFAPFHFLKAKLDINGSVEKKIKLIEKAIQIEPKEWRYYRMAAKLNIQLKHYKDAVKILEKCYKNNTKNYIVGLDLTKSYMLNSQYKKAEHILSSINVLPFEGATDSYRYYRQTKLMLAYNLMNKKNYTQALSKIDEAEIRPRNLGVGKPFEELINNDLENRMRASVYKQMGDENRYQKYTDSIKREVKFGQTLLEAINDISFKSDQRMF, encoded by the coding sequence ATGTTTAAAATTTGCCTCTTTATTAGTGCATCCTTATTTTCCAGTCTTGTTTTAAGTCAAGAAATTGCTACAGTTAAGGAAACTACAAAAAGCTATATTACGTATCCATTTTCTGATCCAAACCCAATTCCTGAAGACAATAAGATTTATCCATATTTTCGTTTTGACGGATTTTCTGATAGCGGGTTGAAAAAAGAATGGAAAGTTGTTGAACTTGAGAATAAATATATAAAAGTCCAAATTATGCCGGAAATTGGAGGTAAAATTTGGACGGCCTATGATAAGAAAAGTAGTAAAGATTTTTTATATAATAATGGCGTTGTGAAATTTAGAGATATTGCGATGCGTGGGCCATGGGTAAGTGGAGGTATAGAAATGAATTATGGAATTATTGGTCATACTCCAAATAGTGCTACTCCGGTTGATTACTTAGTGAAAAATAACGATGATGGTAGTGTCAGTTGCTATGTATCTACATTAGATTTGCTAACTCGAACCCGTTGGGTTGTTGAGACTAAACTAGAAAAAGATAAAGCCTATTTTACTACAAGGTCCTATTGGTTTAATGCAACAGGTGTTGAACAACCTTATTATACATGGATGAATGCAGGGATTCCTGTTGGGCAAAAATTAGAATTTTTATATCCTGGAAATCATTATATCGGTCATGATGGAAGTATGCACAATTGGCCAATAGATAGTAAAGGACGCAATCTATCAAATTATGAGGAAAATAATTTTGGATCTTCAAAATCATATCATATTATAGGTTCTCAGCGTAATTATTTTGGTGCTCTATGGAAAAAAGATGATTTTGGTATGATTCATTTTGCGAATAGAGATGATAAATTGGGGAAGAAAATATTTCTTTGGGCACAATCAGATTCGGGTAAAATTTGGGAAGAATTGCTTACCAATGATAGTGGGCAGTATGTAGAAATACAGAGTGGTAGATTATTTAATCAAAATGTAGTTGAAAGTAGTTTAACCCCTTTTAAACAAGTTGGCTTTATGCCATACAATAGTGATCAATGGATGGAATATTGGTACCCCTTCAATGGATTGGGTGGATTTAGCCATGCCAACAAAACGGGTGCGTTTAAAATTGAAACGCTTCCAGACAATGTGCTTTCAGTAAAGATAAGTCCTGTACAAACTATTAGGGATACCTTACGTGTTTATAATGCTAATAGATTACAGATTGGAAGTGCAGTTGTAAATGCTAATCCTTTAGAGCTTGTTCGGATTGATATAAAATTGCCTACTGATGAGGTGGTTGCTAGTATCAATTTAAATGAAGAAAATATTGATTTTGTTTCGGAAGTACCCGAAAAAAACATAAGCAGACCCATGCAAATTCCTGAAAATTTTGATAGAGAAAGCTCCTTTGGACTTTATTTACAAGGACGCGATTTGAATAGGTTTCGACAATACGGTGAATCTGAGGTGACAATCAAAAAATCTCTAACAAAAGATGCTTTGTTCCTTCCTTCTTTAGTAGAGATGACCAAATTAAAAATTTTCAGAATGGATTATGATTCTGCATTTTATTATGGAAAAAAGGCGTTGAGCATTGATACTTATAATGGAGAGGCAAATTACTATTATGGATTGGCAGCGTCAAAACTTGCGAACCATATTGATGCCATAGATGGGTTTGAAGTTGCTGCTTTAACGCCAAACTATCGCGTTGCTGCATATACAGCTTTGGCACATTTATATTTATCTAAACATGATTATTTAAAGGCTAATGAATATGCATTGCTGAGCGTAACTAGTGATTCAAACAATATTGAAGGATTTCAGATTTTACATGTTTTAGCCAGAATACAGAAAAATGACGAACAAATAAAAGTAACTCGAAATAAAATTGAAAAATTGAATCCATTAAACCATTTTATTCGGTTTGAGGATTTTTATAGGTCGCCAACTGATACTAATCTTGAAAAATTTCAATCGCTTATAAAAAATGAGCTACCCATAGAATCATACTTAGAATTAGCAATTTGGTATGCCAATAATAATAGATTTAAGGAAAGTATTGAGGTGTTAAAATTATCACCTAAAAATAGCGAGGTGTTCTTTTGGTTAGCATGGTTGAATAAGGGTATAAATAAATCTGACTCCGATATATATTTAGATAAAGCAGAAAATTCAGATCTATCGTTTGTTTTTCCATTTAGGGAAGAAACAGCAGAAATTTTAGAATGGGCTAACGTTCAAAAAGAGTCATGGAAAGTACATTACTTATTAGCATTAATTCATAATTTTAGAGGTAATAAAGAGAAGGCATTAGATTTGTTAAACAAATCTCTTGGCCCTAATAATTTTGCTCCTTTCCATTTTTTGAAGGCTAAACTGGACATTAATGGAAGTGTTGAGAAAAAGATAAAGTTGATAGAAAAGGCAATTCAAATAGAGCCTAAAGAATGGCGTTATTACCGGATGGCTGCAAAATTAAATATTCAATTAAAACACTACAAAGACGCTGTAAAAATATTGGAAAAATGTTATAAAAATAATACTAAAAATTACATTGTTGGATTAGATTTAACTAAGTCTTATATGTTAAATAGCCAATACAAAAAAGCGGAACATATATTGTCTAGTATTAATGTATTACCATTTGAGGGAGCTACAGATTCGTATAGATACTATAGACAAACGAAGTTAATGTTAGCATATAATTTAATGAATAAGAAAAATTACACGCAAGCATTAAGTAAAATAGATGAGGCGGAAATACGTCCTAGAAATCTCGGAGTAGGTAAGCCTTTTGAGGAATTGATTAATAATGATTTAGAAAATCGAATGAGAGCGAGTGTTTACAAACAAATGGGTGACGAAAACAGGTATCAAAAATATACTGATAGCATTAAGCGTGAAGTTAAATTTGGTCAAACATTATTAGAAGCGATTAACGATATATCATTCAAGTCTGACCAAAGAATGTTTTAA